A window from Calditrichota bacterium encodes these proteins:
- a CDS encoding cytochrome ubiquinol oxidase subunit I — protein sequence MTAVLLARLQFALAVGFHFFFPPLTFGLTLAILVLETINLRRGQQVAGRASAFLVRILGLVFVLGTATGITLEFSFGTNWSQYARFVGDVFGAPLAAEGVFAFFLESVFLGVLVFGRKRVSRRMYWWASFLVFFGAHLSGLWIIIANSWMQTPAGFTIEGGRAVLVDFWAAALNPSTLIRYVHTLAAGWVTGCLFVAGVAAHYLLKGRDQQEAALLLRVALPVFIAVSFAQVLLGHQHSVQVARTQPEKLAAFEALWEGQTQAPLALFGVPLTREQRTLFYVGIPGLLSWLVHGDADARIAGLADFPADERPPVLLPFLSYHVMIALGFLFVGLSIAGLILMARRRVHQTRWFLRFLVFAVPLPHLANQFGWIAAEVGRQPWVVYRVLRTEDAASVVVARGQIAFTLLIFAVLYALLFAVFVRVLLALIRKGPSGVVPASSAAGSVGEVADGDH from the coding sequence GTGACTGCCGTTCTGCTTGCACGATTGCAGTTTGCCTTAGCCGTTGGGTTCCACTTCTTCTTTCCACCCCTTACCTTTGGCTTAACCCTCGCCATTTTGGTGCTGGAGACCATCAATCTGCGGCGTGGGCAACAGGTGGCGGGGAGAGCTTCTGCCTTTTTGGTGCGCATCCTTGGGTTAGTCTTCGTGCTCGGCACCGCTACTGGCATCACCCTTGAATTCTCCTTCGGCACTAACTGGTCTCAGTATGCCCGTTTCGTGGGAGATGTGTTTGGCGCGCCCTTGGCTGCCGAGGGGGTGTTCGCCTTCTTCTTAGAGTCTGTTTTCCTCGGGGTGTTGGTCTTTGGCAGGAAGCGCGTGTCGCGTCGTATGTACTGGTGGGCATCGTTCTTGGTGTTTTTCGGCGCGCACCTTTCCGGTCTGTGGATCATCATCGCCAACTCCTGGATGCAGACACCGGCGGGTTTCACTATCGAGGGCGGCAGGGCTGTGCTCGTCGACTTTTGGGCTGCTGCACTTAACCCGTCAACGCTAATTCGCTACGTGCACACCCTGGCTGCGGGGTGGGTGACCGGTTGCCTGTTTGTCGCTGGGGTCGCGGCGCACTATTTGCTCAAGGGACGAGACCAGCAGGAGGCTGCGCTGCTGTTGCGGGTGGCACTGCCGGTGTTCATCGCAGTATCCTTCGCACAAGTGTTGCTTGGGCACCAGCACTCTGTACAGGTGGCGCGCACCCAGCCGGAAAAACTGGCCGCGTTTGAGGCCTTGTGGGAAGGACAGACCCAGGCTCCCCTTGCCCTCTTCGGGGTGCCGCTTACCAGGGAGCAGAGGACCCTCTTCTATGTCGGCATTCCCGGTTTGCTGAGCTGGCTCGTACATGGCGATGCGGATGCACGCATCGCCGGTTTGGCTGACTTTCCTGCAGACGAGCGCCCTCCCGTGCTCCTGCCGTTCCTGTCCTACCACGTCATGATTGCCCTCGGCTTTCTCTTCGTAGGGCTGTCTATCGCCGGACTGATCTTGATGGCTCGGCGACGTGTGCATCAGACGCGGTGGTTTCTCAGGTTCCTGGTCTTTGCGGTACCCCTGCCGCACCTGGCCAATCAGTTCGGGTGGATCGCCGCGGAAGTCGGCAGGCAGCCGTGGGTGGTCTATCGTGTCCTCAGGACGGAGGATGCGGCGTCAGTGGTGGTGGCACGCGGCCAGATTGCCTTTACGCTGCTGATCTTTGCTGTGCTCTATGCGCTTCTCTTTGCGGTTTTCGTGCGC
- a CDS encoding desulfoferrodoxin gives MVRFADYVNPPEKEGKEKHVPVIELPAKVKSGESFAVTVTVGKEVPHPNTMEHHIKWIQVYAAIEGRPNIVHVATFDVGPTFGEPKVTFTMKLEKSATLIALEYCNIHGVWDNAVQVKVE, from the coding sequence ATGGTACGCTTTGCCGATTATGTGAATCCACCTGAGAAAGAGGGGAAGGAAAAGCACGTGCCGGTCATCGAACTGCCGGCCAAGGTGAAGAGCGGCGAGTCTTTTGCCGTCACCGTGACGGTGGGTAAAGAGGTGCCCCATCCGAACACGATGGAGCACCACATTAAGTGGATCCAGGTGTACGCCGCCATCGAGGGGCGTCCCAACATCGTCCACGTCGCCACCTTTGACGTGGGACCGACCTTCGGGGAGCCCAAGGTGACCTTTACGATGAAGCTGGAAAAGAGTGCGACGCTTATCGCTCTCGAGTACTGCAACATCCACGGCGTGTGGGACAATGCCGTCCAGGTGAAAGTGGAATAG